In Populus nigra chromosome 1, ddPopNigr1.1, whole genome shotgun sequence, one genomic interval encodes:
- the LOC133669478 gene encoding uncharacterized protein LOC133669478 isoform X2, with the protein MGGCASVPKDLKDEVGSAPAPEPPMEETAENNEAVKVELEAVEKVEEENAEKSDDYKKSLGSLLNEMETTSESKEEEVPCKQNEEQAATEAPAAESEKEQIKNAEGEKKEDN; encoded by the exons ATGGGAGGCTGCGCTAGTGTACCGAAGGACTTGAAGGATGAAGTTGGCTCCGCCCCAGCACCCGAGCCTCCCATGGAGGAAACCGCGGAGAACAATGAAGCTGTGAAGGTTGAGCTAGAGGCCGTAGAAAAggttgaagaagaaaatgctGAGAAGAGTGACGATTATAAGAAGTCCCTTGGATCATTGCTTAATGAG ATGGAAACAACAAGCGAAAGCAAGGAAGAGGAAGTTCCATGCAAGCAAAACGAAGAACAAGCAGCAACTGAGGCTCCTGCGGCTGAATCAGAGAAAGAACAAATCAAGAATGCTgagggagaaaagaaagaagacaattaG
- the LOC133669478 gene encoding uncharacterized protein LOC133669478 isoform X1: MGGCASVPKDLKDEVGSAPAPEPPMEETAENNEAVKVELEAVEKVEEENAEKSDDYKKSLGSLLNENEVQMETTSESKEEEVPCKQNEEQAATEAPAAESEKEQIKNAEGEKKEDN; encoded by the exons ATGGGAGGCTGCGCTAGTGTACCGAAGGACTTGAAGGATGAAGTTGGCTCCGCCCCAGCACCCGAGCCTCCCATGGAGGAAACCGCGGAGAACAATGAAGCTGTGAAGGTTGAGCTAGAGGCCGTAGAAAAggttgaagaagaaaatgctGAGAAGAGTGACGATTATAAGAAGTCCCTTGGATCATTGCTTAATGAG AATGAAGTGCAGATGGAAACAACAAGCGAAAGCAAGGAAGAGGAAGTTCCATGCAAGCAAAACGAAGAACAAGCAGCAACTGAGGCTCCTGCGGCTGAATCAGAGAAAGAACAAATCAAGAATGCTgagggagaaaagaaagaagacaattaG